One Salvia splendens isolate huo1 chromosome 12, SspV2, whole genome shotgun sequence genomic window carries:
- the LOC121759673 gene encoding NAC domain-containing protein 21/22-like, with amino-acid sequence MSCLSSVEAKLPPGFRFHPKDEELICDYLLNWITGCPHPLPLLLQVDLNSCEPWDIPEYACVGGKEWYFYSQRDRKYATGLRTNRATVSGYWKATGKDRAIIRKGVLVGMRKTLVFYQGRAPRGQKTEWVMHEFRLEGAHGPGPKSVSPFKDWVLCRVFFKSRSEPPARSEEAPGSSRFDVVATPSSPPLPPLTDPFFPFDAADQYNHEQVPCFSILNNNQTNPNFSMLDHMDPPPIQDRPSSCDKKVIKAVLNHLTKMESENDDRTSMKGGSPSFEADSYLSEVVWNSY; translated from the exons ATGAGCTGTTTAAGCAGCGTGGAGGCGAAGCTGCCGCCGGGATTTCGGTTTCACCCGAAAGATGAAGAGCTCATCTGCGATTATCTCCTCAATTGGATCACCGGCTGCCCCCACCCTCTTCCTCTCCTGCTTCAAGTTGACCTCAACAGCTGCGAGCCTTGGGATATTccag AGTATGCATGTGTGGGAGGCAAGGAGTGGTATTTTTACAGCCAAAGGGACCGGAAATACGCAACCGGGCTTCGGACAAATCGGGCCACAGTATCGGGCTATTGGAAGGCCACGGGCAAGGACCGGGCCATAATCCGCAAGGGAGTCCTGGTCGGCATGCGAAAGACGCTGGTATTTTATCAGGGCCGGGCCCCCAGAGGCCAAAAGACGGAGTGGGTCATGCACGAGTTTCGCCTCGAAGGAGCCCACGGGCCCGGCCCGAAATCGGTCTCCCCCTTTAAG GACTGGGTTCTATGCCGAGTGTTCTTCAAGAGCAGATCAGAACCCCCAGCCAGATCAGAGGAAGCCCCCGGGAGCAGCCGCTTCGACGTCGTTGCCACACCATCATCCCCGCCACTGCCGCCCCTAACGGACCCCTTCTTCCCATTCGACGCTGCGGATCAGTATAATCACGAGCAGGTGCCCTGCTTCTCCATTTTAAACAACAACCaaacaaaccctaatttctcGATGCTCGACCACATGGACCCGCCCCCGATCCAGGATCGTCCGTCTTCTTGCGACAAGAAGGTGATCAAAGCTGTCTTGAATCATCTCACCAAAATGGAAAGTGAGAACGATGATCGGACGAGCATGAAAGGTGGCTCCCCGAGCTTCGAGGCCGACAGTTATCTGTCGGAGGTGGTGTGGAATAGCTACTAG